The following DNA comes from Papaver somniferum cultivar HN1 chromosome 4, ASM357369v1, whole genome shotgun sequence.
AACATCACATCATATCTCATTCATAAGGTGTATCGCGTAGTTTACCTGTTTATTGTTTCTCGTTTGTATTTTCAAATTTAATTCGCGGTTAGTGTAACGCTTTCTATTGAAAGTGTGAAGCGAAGCGTGAATCGTTTTTCGTTTTTAGGAAACGATGCGTATGTTGAAGTGTGAAGCGTCAATTCATGGTTGATGTTTAAAACGAatgttttcttataaataaattatgggttattttgtttttggtactcaagttttgaccaactttgttgtttggtctaacatttgtcctgcttggtgtttggtacttggaaatgacgttgacCCGCGTGGACTCGGTTTGACCTAACACCAAGCTggataaatgttagaccaaacagcaAAGTCAAACCGAGTCCACGCGGGTCAACGTCAttttcaagtaccaaacaccaagctggacaaatgttagaccaaacagcaAAGTTGGTCAAAACttaagtaccaaaaacaaaataacccataAATTATTCGTAACTAGtgattataaaattaggaaaataataTCTATATAAATTATATAGTATAAATCTAattattacaaaaagaaaaaaaaaaaacaaagtgtgTGACACACTGGTTCAGCCTACTACAGGCGAGTTGGAGTTGGGTTTTTCGATTCTCGCTCAAAACAGAATCTAGAGCGTACGGTTTTAAAAACCATGGTCaaaatgcggaaaaaaaaaacaaaaaaaaaacaaacagtaATAGCCCTTATCAGCTAGGTGTTGCCAAAAGAAAAATGCTAATACAAAGATGATAGACCATACTTAAAGTCTATTAGACACCCTGATTTCGTATACGGTATGTCATCAGAAATGAATAGACTGGTTGTTGTTACCTAAGTTTAGAATTTGCTTACAGTAAAACGTAAATTACAACCAcaaatctgaaattagggttttgtcatcCACTAAATCATTCCTCATAATGATTTAAACAAACCCTTTAAAGGAATCAAAGATCTCTGAGGTAAATATCTCATCATTCCTTATTCATATTTCATAAAATTTCATTTCTCGTGATGGTTTAATCTATGAAAAATGTCTTCTTTTAAGAAATCACATGTTCTGTCGGGAATTAAAATTGTTGGTTTTGATTATCTTCTGCTAGTTAATGCTTATGTGTATAGAGAAATTCATATGGATGTAATGGGTTCTGTTTGTTTCTAAGGTTTAACAATGAGCTAACAAGAAATACACACACGCATGAGGTTTAGAGACTAATGTATATAACGTGGGTGGCAACACAATCAGAAGCATGTTTTGGTTTTAGCCCCAGTTTGATCCATTGAAATTTACTTGTGGAAAATAGGTTACATGGGGTACTGACATTTGATTTAACGCCTAAGAGTGTTCGTTTAGTTGGTTGATTTTGGAATCGATTAGATCGATGTATTCGGTagtctaatttaatttaaatgatGTACATAGTAGTAAAGTAGCTTATGGAAACCGCTCCATCATTGACCGCTCCATCATTGTGATGAACTAGGTTTATAAGCATTGGTAAGATGATCAAAACCCCTTTTCTTAATCGTGGACGGCTTCATGTTAAACTAATTCTCTGCAGACTTGAATCACTTTAGAGGCGTTGCACTTATAGTGATGAATCTAATTTGCTTTGTTGGGCAGAAGGCTAAATTGTTTTGTTAAAGACTGAAGTGATGTTGTCGGGTCATGCAATTGATATACGTGGCTATGCTCGACCAAATGAACTTTTACTAGAAGGTCCTGCATCAgagttagaagatgatgaagcagaAATTTCAGGGCAGGTTCTTTATGAAGCCTCCTTTGAAGACCTTGCAAGAAATTATATACAGTATGACTCAGTTATATGGGTACTAATATCATTGCTGTTGGTTTTAGCGTGGGGAGTTGGTCTTATCATGCTTCTCTATATACCTATCAGAAGATATGTGCTGCATAAGGATTTCTCCTCACGACGGTTATATATTACACCTAATGAAATAGTTTACAAGGTACTAGTTTTTCTGGCTTCTTCATTCTATTGCTGTTAGAGAATTCCTAGTGTCATCTCCATGCTAAGGAATTATATTTTGCAAAGGTTACGAGAccattctttcttccatttttggGAGTTGCAAAAGTCGAGAAGCGCATTCCTCTTACTCTAGTGATTGGCATTATTATTGAACAAGGTATTTTTCAAAAGTTTTCTACTTGGTTTGTGGTGCTTTGAACTCAGTATGACTAGATACTTGTATACCAAATAACAAAGCAAGAAAAGATATGCTCTACATCGATTTATTGAGATCTCATATAAATGATTCCTTCTAGCTAGGTTGCTTGCAATCAGCATATGGACTCCATACATTTAGAATTGAAAGCATTTCCCATGGAAGAGCAACACCTGTAGATGAATTACAGGTTCAAGGCATCTCTAATCCAGGGTATTTGAGGAAGGTAACtcgaaactacttttcttacaGATTTCAATATGTTTAAAGGCGCCAAGAAAATGTATCCTCGTCCAATATGATAACTTGCGATTTGTTAAGATTGAAAAATTTGTTTTAAGTTGTTTATGTCGCATGCAGGTTATCGTGGCAGAAGCTTCAAAGCTCATACTAGTTGGTAGAGGTCGGAAATTTTCAACTGACCCGTGGGAGAGAGAAAGTACCTCAACGCGTGGTGGTCTTGTTACATCGCCGTTTTCAAGTCTGAAGGTGTTATTAGTTCTTCACACATAGTATAATGTTGTATTCTTGTTAAGCATCTATGTGGACAGTACGATATATAATTGGATTACAGTTACAAGTCCTTTACCCTTTTTTCCACGTAGTTAACCTTCACATGTATCTGTGTATTTagtttatctttttctctaaCCATATATGACTATGTAACTCGTTCTTATGGTATTTGTTGAAGGATTTCGGAGGCACATTATCTGATTTGGTACTATTTAAGCTCGACGATGTTATACAGTCCATTAAGGTAATCTTTTCTTCTGTCTTTACCAAATACCGACTGTTCGGATTAATGTATAGTCCATAATTATTACCCGAAACTTTTGTCTTATTATCTTAATCATCTCAAATGGCTGCTATCATTTGGGTTTCGCATTACTTCTCATCTCAtgtattcatttatttatttttccaccaATGCCTCGGTGgtttatggtgtttttgtgttttCTTCATCAGAGGATTGAAACCCTTATGGAGAAGAAACAAATTTTGCCAGAACAGAGCTGAAATATGAACACGGTGTCCCCGTCTCTCTTTTGCATTTACCCTTTCTCTTTGAGCTAACAgtatcttcttttttcttctatatGCGGCTAATAATACTGCATGAAATGCAATGTATGTAGTAAAGTCTTTGTAATATTAAGTTGATCATCTTGCTACTTTCCGTCTCCCAAACTTGAAGTCGAGTGTTACTGTAACCATCATACCATCATATCTACTCATCCTATCCACATATTTACAACCCTGCTGAATACAGAAAGAGAGAATTGTCAGTGTTAGGTGCCCCTATCGGTTGGGTGTTGCCATTAGACAAATGTAAATGCGACTGGATAGACCTAACTATTATAGAGTCCGAGTGTTTTTGTAAGCTAAATTTGGAATTTGCTTACACTAAAACGAAGATCACAACCTCAAAAATACGATCAAAAAATCTGAAATGAGGGTTCTGTAATCAACTGAATCATTATTGATGATGATTTAAACAAACCCTTTAAAGGAATGAAAGACTACGTATGTCCAACTCTGTCTTTCATGCCCCCCAATATGTATTTATCCCACTACTGGTCCAATAAAACAGCAGTACACTACTGGGATATTGAATGAATGAGGGTCGAGTGCATTTATATGATGAAAATTCCTATTGAAGAAGGCCAATCCACTCTGTGCACGTAGCACCTGTTTGTTACAATCAACTGAcaaaaaaccaactcaaaattacTACTAgtggcaaagaagaagaagatacgtACACTGAAActgtcttctttctttctttgcaaACAACCAAAACCCACATTCCCTCGAAACATTCCtttgattgaaagaaaaaaaggaaagtaGGACATTGGTTGCACAGCTGAACACACCCTTTTATTACAGTGGAATAGTTACTGAAGCCGACATGTAAGAATTATCAGCCTTGGCGCTAGATGTGCTATTTAATGTACATTATGCCAAATATCCATTCACTGCTTACCACTGTGACTGTTAGTAGTTGGCTGGTGCTGAAACCTTGTGTTTAATTTCCCTGACAGCATCCATTTTGTTATATTTAAAAACTCCATGTTACAATTCAGTCCTACCATTAATGACGAGGTCATGGGGGCCATTACCATTCAGTCCTACCACTAATGAGTTCATCATGGTCCGGATTAGAACATGGAAAAATTAAGCTAATTCAAGCGGCAAAAATGGACTAAGTTAAAGAAAAGTAATGAAGACGTACAGAGATTTCATCTAGTTTACTAGTTAATACATGGATTTCCAGACAGCCATTAAAGAAAAACGTTAATAAAGAAATTTAAGAAAAATTCGTACAGAAATTTAATGGCTGCAAGGACTAGATGTTATACTGAACTGCCAAGGTGGTACTATAAAATCCCCTTGATAGTCATTACGGAGACATACATATCCTCAGCCTTCATACTACATACATTACGGGCATTTTCTTCCTTCTAGCATCTATTTAGTGCGCATTCTCATTTCTTAAAAAGTCGAAACAACATGACAGCAAATGATAATGGCAATGTTACCGCTAGCGGAAATCAGAGGTCGCCATCATCATATTCCATGAAAAGTATGAATTTCAAATATGTTTACCATTACTTGATTAGTCATCTGCTAATTATTCTGTTTCTTATTCCTGTTATTGCTGTATTTCTCGTTGAAGTCAGTTCAGAGAACCGTGGATATGTGTATAAGCTTTGGTATTATCACATAGCCAAGTTCAATCTTGTCAGTGTTACCATTTGTGTGGGTATTGTTTCCGGTTTATCAGTTTACATGATGAAACGGCCTCGAACTGTCTACCTAGTTGATTTTTCCTGTTATCTCCCACCTAGTCATCTTCAAGTTTCATTTGAAACACTCATTGACCGTGTTCAGCGTTATAGCAACCAGAGTGCCTCATCTATTGTATTCCAACGAAAGATTCTCGAGCGATCTGGACTAGGTGAAGAGACGTGTCTTCCTGAAGGCTTGCATTGCCATCCACCAGATCGATCTTTTGGGACGGGAAGGAAAGAAACAGAGCAAGTTATGTTCGGAGCTCTTGATAATCTTTTCTCAATTACTAATGTTAAACCTGGGGACATTGGTATTCTTGTGGTGAATTGCAGTTTGTTTAATCATGTCCCATCGCTTTCCTCCATGATTATTAACAAATATAAACTGAGAAGTAATATTAAGAGCTTTAGTTTGGGAGGGATGGGCTGCAGTGCTGGAGTTATAGCAATTGATCTTGCCAAGGATTTACTACAGGCTCATCGAGACACGTATGCAATTGTCTTGAGCACAGAGAACATTACTCTACCGGCATACGATGGAAACAACAAATCCATGATGGTAACTAATTGTCTATTTCGTGTAGGCGGAGCTGCGATTCTTCTCTCCAACAAATTTCAAGACATGCGACAAGCCAAGTACAAATTAGTTCATATTGTGAGAACCCATTTTGGTTCAAATGACGAAGCATTTAAATGTGTGAGGCAGGATGATGACGAAGTTGGTAAAGTTGGTGTCTCCCTGTGCAAAACTCTCATGGAAGTTGCAGGACTGGCACTAAAGACCAACATCACCACTCTAGGTCCTCTCGTCCTTCCAATCAGCGAACAACTTCGTTTTATCACTGCTCTGGTGATTAAGAAGTTGTGCAAGAACCGGAAAATGAAGACTTACATCCCTGATTTCAAACTTGCATTTGAGCATTTCTGTATACATGCTGGTGGAAGAGCAATAATTGATGAAATGGAAAAGAACCTAAATCTTTCGCCTTCTCATGTTGAACCTTCACGAATGACTCTTCATCGATTTGGAAACACGTCATCGAGCTCAATTTGGTATGAGTTGGCCTACATGGAAGCTAAAGGAAGGATGTGCAAGAACGACCGTGTCTGGCAGATTGCATTAGGAAGTGGGTTTAAGTGTAATAGTGCAGTCTGGGTTGCACTTAAAAATGTGAAATCATGTCCCAAGGGTAATCCTTGGGAGGATTGCATTCATAAGTATCCTGTGTAAAATGGGGCTCAACTAGTAGCTCGGGAATTAGCTTTCACAATCACGGGAAGGATCTCGTGTAACGATCCTATATCTCCTCCTAATTAGAGTAGTATGGTTTAAGGTTGCAATGTTTAACGTCATCTCGTTTTTTATGTCCCTTGGTTTGTCTTTGTTTACAATTTGACAAAGTGTTATGACAATATTTTGCTCAAAAGTATAGGAAACGAAAAATAGTTTGGAAAATGTACGACATATACATGCAGCCTATTGCTTGGATATTATGAAGACTTATTTGCATCAGTAAAGCAGAGCTACAAAAGCAATACCTTTTGATGGCTTAGTGCAaagttcatgataaaaaaaaatctttaattttccaacaaaattacttttcaaagagttgaaagatcgtttcTATGATGGCATGTTTTTAGACTCACATCGAGCGGATGAATATCTCAGAATTTTCAACACTATTCTTTTCTGAAATAGTTTTAACGCATATGCGGCATTCATTGTTTCAGGGAGTTTGTGATTAAATTTCTCAAACTAATCTTCATCAGatatacgaaggttttcctagtcagaagttaggttttgaagttGTGGTTCTTTCTATGAGGTATTcacttcaaatacggtttctaagatgtcTCGGGCTTCCTTTGACGTTTCACATGTAGATACATGATGTCGAAGTTTAGGATTATGACATGGataatagcatttaatccgtcaaaactttgctttgcagcaaggatttcattaggttcataatcaccaatatcctttgcaccGGTTACGCTGTTTACAGAAACTGCGGGACTGTCGTGTCCTCTGAAAACTTCTCTTCATAGCAAAATCACAGGCTTGTAATAAGAAATGCATAGTTAGTTTCCACCATAAGTACTTTGTGCCATCAAAGGCTGGTGGTACATTAATTTGTGTCTGctttaataccaattgaaaaagaggggataCCAAGTTTAGCACCAAATTTTAATTCGAaaacttgtatggacaaacttgttaTAATCAGAAGCACATATCAACACTAAGTATCGGATAACGGAAATGAAGAGAAGTTTTACTTGGATGATCTCACAAATCAATAACCAAGCAATAACCTAGTATGTACCTAAACTGTTACAGAACCAAATTCCGACAAGAAAAGGTTCTgtaatttttctttcaaaatacaaATTCCAAAGAATAAATCTTGCAGGTTCTATACAGTCTTAGAGGCTTAAAATTATCTAGGCTATTACAACGTACTTCttctgatatttctattatacagataaacaatataatgcaggtAAGAAATAACACAAGTCagcggaattttgttaacgaggaaaactgcaaagcaGAAAAATCAGAGGACCCAAACCAAAActtgagcaccacactgtattaatccaccacaaacactagcctactatcagacttcggactggaatgcagttgagaccgaATCGACCCTACCAGCAATTCAGCTTCAGTCGCGCTCCTTTGCGTCTCTTGGATCACGCAAGACCTTATGCAACAGAATTCCCCTAGATGACGTCTTTTACACAAGTAGGAGTtgattcaacctaagtgaagacttttatgACTAATCCGCCTCTAACAGAAATCCTTTGTGATTTCCTTCATAAAAATATTTAACCAAGGTATAGAGAATTATATGCTATGAGAGATCTTCaagaaaagaagatatcaaaCAAACTCAAGATTAGTTTGAACTTATTCTCTTCAAAAGTTTTAAAGATGCATAATAATCAATTTTACCTCATTAATACAATCTAAACCAATTAAACCAGAAGCGacttagatatctatcttgcaGAATagcaaagtctgagacgaaaagaactttgtgatttttatctatcaaGTTCCTAGTATAAAGTTTCGAGAACATAGAAaaccaataagaacaagatccgaATAACAAGaattatcaggtaaaagatagtctgacctgGCTTCATAAATCCCTTAGTGAAGTCTTTCAAATTCGTAACCTAGAATACAGttttcagaggaaacctaggtttttagaggacgactctagtctGTAACTAGGACACAGAAGTGCTAGGATTAAGTTTTTAGGGTGCAAAGAGTCctctatttatattgatgaacAAACTTGGTAGCTTACAAATAAATCAAAGTTCGTGAATTATTGCCTTGTATGAAACTGCCAAGTAAGCGAAATTATTTACATAGATTATGCATGAAGCATGTTAGAAGTTTTCTttgaattacaaagaagatgtCTGCAACTATAGTGCACCATATGGTTTGCCAGATAGCTATAGTTAAATAATTCTGAAATCGAAAAACAGTTCGCGAACTAAAAATTGTCTCGTAACTTTTATAACTTTATGATTGACAACTTCAAAAACTGCGAAAAACCGTTTATTACTTGAAAATAATAGGTGTACggaagatataaaaaaaaaactagttcgCGAACTGAGCAAATCAGTTCGTGTATGTTGAATTAAATAGTATCCATTACTATCTCAAAATCgactagtccgcgaaccgagCAAATCAGTTCATGTACACGAGTTAATTGAGATATTAAAATTAATGTCTTTATATTTATAAGTTCAAGTTCGTGAAATGGTAAAACAGTTTGTGAACTTTAAGAACTAACTTGACTACTCCTTATAGCTTGCAATCTTCTTTGCAAAGTTCATCATTATACAAAAGTCTTATGACATGTCTCAGTAGATAGAATGGTAGATGATGTAAGTAAATACGATAgtcagtcttcatatacctttgttgattaagtttTCATTGACGTCGTCTCCAGTATTCAATCTTCAAAGTCGATTGGTGAATTCTAATACTCAACTGCCATGctataatcctagtccgagactgacCTCAATATGCTATAAATCAAAACATAATTTTGATCCACTAacgttgacaacaagcttgacatacgaaaacttgtgagtttggccgagcgatgctctaacaacgGGAACTAATGTTAAGTTGTTTTTCAGAACTGAAATTTCATATTTCTACTGTATAAGGCCAAGCATTATGGTATACTAGTTCGCTTGGATGTAGCTTAATTAGCAAAATCCATGTGCTATGGGGCTTAGCTTGGCTTTAATGTGGTGAAATCCCTTCGCTTAGCTAAAAAGTGATCACATCTGATCCTCTAAAGCTAAACGATTAGACATGTAGAAACTAAGTTTCCATTTAAAAAACTGCTTTGCGGAAACTAAGTTTCCGTTTTGGGTCAATATGGAAACTAAGTATCCATGACATTTTTACGAATACCGATTCAGTATCCGTTTTCAGTTTTCACTCTTTTGCTCCTACTATTTCTCTTTTACCTCTTTAATTCactaaaattccttttttttttttactgttatatatctctatttttttctcttaaaCATTTTTTAATCTATACCAAATATCTATCTAATCCAACGAATAAAATTTTGGGAGAAAAAAATATAGGCTAAGTGATGCTCTTCTCCTATAGTGAGATGCGCTTTTACTCTTCTTTCGCTTGGGTACATTTAAGCTATAACCAATCGAAAAGCCCAACTATAATGCTTCGCCTAAATTTTAGGGGTTATATTAAAAACTCAACAAGTTTCCACCAAGCATTACCTAACCTAAAagaaagaaccctgattttgggcatacctgaatctttctaggcatacaaagcaatagtcctaacttgggtgaccttataaggggtatcctatgggtagttcaattacctatatgcccttaaatatTTTCAtattactaatctatccctaaccctaatacaaaaacctataatcagtaaacctaaaatcagtttcattcaaccccttctttttcttcctcctccacagccgaacccactattctctttttttttcatcgtatcctCGCTGAAATTTAAtcatcgattcgtgaaaatttagttgacgattaaactcatctatatagtgggtcgtcgtaagccagtatctcgttctaatcgatcgattgaacaacctattgaagAATAAGAATATTTAGatagtgaagaacaaactcaaaatcaaccacaaaatcaaccggaagaagagattgaagaagaaccaactccaaaaatgagaataagaaggttagttctacaaacccatctcgtatttgatgtttttgattggtataatagatttaattcgtcaaaaacatgtttgtgcggcggttacagggtatggttcggcgtaaaaAAAACCTTATATGTGCGTTGAGCTGTTCTTGAaattgaaccctgaaagtgcatatgaacggctcggcttaAAATGCAAATCCGTTTTGATCCGAACTTAATGACACGGAGCCTTaaatttaggatcggcttattcgatggtgttagttttgtgccgaataaatgttttgtgaatttcagaaattttgcatgtgcttaggatcgacttatatggtagtattagttttgtgccgaataaatgttttgtgaatttcagaaattttgcatgtgcttaggatcgacttgtatggttgtatttgttttgcgccgattattgttgtttgaatttcatgaattctgcatttgtaggatcggcttatttgtatgacaccattttgcgccgaataaatgtttcaattcataagtctagattcggcttattcgatagtactagggttgcgccgaatatgaTTGTTAAAATTCCATAAATTTAAAAAGTGTATAGGATCgtattatttatatgatatcatgttgcgccgaatacatgtttgagttcataatcataggttcGACTTATTCGACAGTATCGGTTGTGAACCGAATATAAAAGATCGGCTTACAATTATTTTgtagtatgagccgatccactctctgtgtaagctaatgaaaatttcaagacatggttcggctcatatgtgttatttcgggtaagccgagcctttTTATTTGTTGACCATTTCAAATCCATATTTCGTATAGTTTGTATCCCTTTGTTGTTCGAAGCATAcatataactttcatacttgtgtcaggaccaatgcagctaaaaagaggaagaagatggaggtatcACCATCTACTTCTAAGctcccgatcctcgaggaggaggtatcaaaaaattgggagcgggaggtaaaggagacattttagaagaagaagttgaacaagtaagagttgaaagacaagaagaaggaatagttgaggatgaagaagttgatgataatcaagaagaacatcaagaagttcatcaagaaacacaaccccaaggaaaacccaagaaagacaagaaaggtaagaaggtggcagagaaggacgatgatgatcgacggatcactggtttacacattcctgatgaagatgacgtaattacacctcgatcaaaTGGTTTTCCTCATGGTCTttcggaagatggaggaaatgtgttgattggttatgccgaatcttgggcgaagagaatttatgagactcctgatcacaaccatgcagtccgagtattgagacaccagagggcagcggaatgaAGTCTTGATGATGAGGTTCCTGAGGTGACTGCTTACGTACaagccagtgctttatggcctgccatcaattatggacataaggaatatgatagtgtgtcggcctctgcCTTTACCGAGAGATtctgtccagaaacttacacatttcaattaccttttggagagatggaaatcactcctgatgaggctagtaatattacaggccttaaagcaaggggtagaagtgtggatgctgatttttatgacatgagttgggatgagctctACAATTTGTACCGGGAAAGTCTTGGTTGGGGTAAttacaaaactgagttggagttttgtcgatccgtTAAAGATGTCGATTCCGCATGCACTCCCAATGGcagaaataaaaagaataagaagatcaagctgactaacttgaaaaaggaatTTGAGAACACAAATGAGAGAGTAAAGAAAGGTTTGCTGGTAacggatcccgtcaaagtgaagaaAACCGGAAAttcctacttgctttatactcttggtagagacatctttcccgaccttaccggaaacaaggtaaatgctaattatctccaattggtaaaaaatcttgaaacttgtaacaagtatgcttagggaacggctacgctcgcttacctgctggaccaacttgccatcgagtctaggttgacaagtacaaacatcggaggaaACTTCACTTTTCTCCAGGTAACTTTtaggagttcagagtatggttcggcttataaccataaaatcgtATAATCCGAATTTGTTATTTATTTGGTTCAGCTTATAATACTTGAattgatccatataagccgaacagttctctgagtttgcaaactttgttctTACTTTGATTTTTCCAAGTAAAAATTGTTTctatcacttcaattcctttgatttttgaatgtggttctttggatgtaggtgtgaatatatgaccatttcccaattttgaacttggccaaagtatttgagaaggatgtcgattatgttgatacaaATCCAACTGTAGTacggtacgcg
Coding sequences within:
- the LOC113273596 gene encoding uncharacterized protein LOC113273596 gives rise to the protein MLSGHAIDIRGYARPNELLLEGPASELEDDEAEISGQVLYEASFEDLARNYIQYDSVIWVLISLLLVLAWGVGLIMLLYIPIRRYVLHKDFSSRRLYITPNEIVYKVTRPFFLPFLGVAKVEKRIPLTLVIGIIIEQGCLQSAYGLHTFRIESISHGRATPVDELQVQGISNPGYLRKVIVAEASKLILVGRGRKFSTDPWERESTSTRGGLVTSPFSSLKDFGGTLSDLVLFKLDDVIQSIKRIETLMEKKQILPEQS
- the LOC113273597 gene encoding 3-ketoacyl-CoA synthase 4-like, translating into MKSMNFKYVYHYLISHLLIILFLIPVIAVFLVEVSSENRGYVYKLWYYHIAKFNLVSVTICVGIVSGLSVYMMKRPRTVYLVDFSCYLPPSHLQVSFETLIDRVQRYSNQSASSIVFQRKILERSGLGEETCLPEGLHCHPPDRSFGTGRKETEQVMFGALDNLFSITNVKPGDIGILVVNCSLFNHVPSLSSMIINKYKLRSNIKSFSLGGMGCSAGVIAIDLAKDLLQAHRDTYAIVLSTENITLPAYDGNNKSMMVTNCLFRVGGAAILLSNKFQDMRQAKYKLVHIVRTHFGSNDEAFKCVRQDDDEVGKVGVSLCKTLMEVAGLALKTNITTLGPLVLPISEQLRFITALVIKKLCKNRKMKTYIPDFKLAFEHFCIHAGGRAIIDEMEKNLNLSPSHVEPSRMTLHRFGNTSSSSIWYELAYMEAKGRMCKNDRVWQIALGSGFKCNSAVWVALKNVKSCPKGNPWEDCIHKYPV